CGACGACTGGTCGACGCCCAAGAGACCCGTCGGATCCTCGACCGTCTCTACGGCTATGAGCTCTCACCGGTGCTTTGGCGGATGATCGGTGCGGGCCTGTCGGCAGGTCGCGTGCAGAGTGTGGCCACTCGCATGATCGTGGAACGCGAACGTGACCGGATGGCCTTCAATTCGGCCGATTATTGGGACCTGAATTGTGCCATGGCAACCCGTGTCTCACAGGGCACGGGAGCAGGATTCACCGCGCGCCTCCTAGAGGTTGACGGTCGGAGGGTGGCCCTCGGGCGGGACTTTGGTGATGACGGACACCCACCGCGGGCCGACGTTCTTGTCCTAGACGAGACGTCAGCGGGCGCCGTACGTGACGATCTGGAGGGGCGACCCGCCACCGTCGAGGCCGTCGAACCCAAGCCGTACCGGCGCCGACCGTCGGCACCGTTCACCACCTCGACTTTCCAGCAGGAGGCAGGCCGACGCCTCAGGCTCTCTGCATCGCGGGCCATGCATGCCGCTCAGGGTCTGTACCAGAAGGGGTACATCACCTACATGCGGACCGACAGCACCACGCTGTCGGACACGGCGGTGCGGGCCGCCCGGACCGAGGCCACCGAACGCTTTGGTTCCGACCACGTCCCCGACGCGCCCCGGACTTACGCCAACAAGGTCCGTAATGCCCAGGAGGCGCACGAGGCCATTCGGCCGGCCGGCGACCGCTTCCGTCACCCCGATACGGTCCGTGGCGAGCTTCCCAAGTCTGAGGCCGACGTCTACGAGTTGGTGTGGCGCCGCACCGTTGCTTCCCAGATGACCGACGCCACCGGCGAGACAGTCCGCCTCCGAATGGGGGCCGATCTGGCGTCGGGCACGGGTGTCGACGGGGTTGGGTCCCGGGCCACGCTGGCGGCCAGCGGAACCGTCATCCAACATCAAGGATTCCGCCGGGCTTACGAGGAGACCCGTGACGAATCCCCTCGTCGTGGTGCCGAGGCCACCGACGACGATGACGGCGACGCCACAGAGTTGGTGCTTCCAGCGGTGACCGTTGGCGAGGTTATCGACGTGGTGTCGGCAACCGCAGAAGGCCACACCACCCAGCCCCCGGCCCGCTACACCGAGGCCTCGCTCGTCAAAGGAATGGAGGAACACGGCGTGGGCCGGCCCTCCACCTATGCCTCCATCATGGAGACCATCCAGCGGAAGTACGTGTTCAAGAAGGGCACGGCGCTGGTGCCGACGTTAAGTGCATTTGCCGTCACCAACCTGCTGGAACAGCACTTCCCCCGCCTCGTCGACTACGACTTCACGGCGGGTATGGAAGACGACCTCGATGACATCGCCAACGGTGAGGCGGAGAGCGTTCCGTGGCTGCACGCCTTCTACTTCGGGTCCGATGCTGACATCGGTCTGCACGCCAAGGTCACTACCCGCCTCGGCGAGATCGACCCCCGGGGGGTAAGCACCGTTGAACTCGGGGCGACGCCCGACGGCGAGCCGGTGGTGGCCCGTTTCGGCAAGTTCGGCCCGTACGTTCAGGTGGGCGACGAGACGGCGTCGATCCCCGATGACGTACCGCCCGACGAGCTAACGGTGGCCCGGGCGCTCGAGTTCCTGCACGCTCCGGCTGACCGGGAGCTGGGTACCGACCCCGACACGGGACTGGTGGTCGTGGCACGTTCCGGACGATTTGGCCCCTACGTGTCGCTCGGCCGTCCACCCGAACGCCCTGCACCGTCGTCGCCGGCCGGTCGTCTCATGGCCCTTCCGGGCAACCGCAAGGAAATCGGCGTGGCGCTCGGTTACCTGCGTCTGGCTGCCGGCCGGCTCGACCTGGCCGCGGCGAAGAAGGTGCTGAACGTGCCGGCGCGCGGGGTCAGCGCGTTGGCTCTCAAGAAGGTTGTCGAGGCGACTGAAGTGGGGCTGCCGGTGTTGGAGGTCCTGCGGGACACAGAGGCCCTCGGTCTCTCGGCCAAGGCCTGTGCCGGCATCGAAGCCTTCCTGTCCCTCGGGGAACAGTTGGCTGGCTTGCGATCCGAAGGGCCGCGTGCCGTGATCGAGGCGGCTCTGGAATCCTCGGGCTATGGAGCTGAGATCCGGGCTGCTGATGACGGTGGCGAGGCTCGCCTCGCGAACCTGGAGAAGCTTTCTGACGCGGTGGACGGGTTCGAAGACATCGATTCACTTCTCGATGAACTAGACCGCCAGGCCGGTGCCGATGACGTCCCGAAGCCCAAGACGGCTTCGCTGTTCCAAACCATGACGTTGGATCGCATTACCTTCGACGAGGCGCTTGAGTTGCTGAGCCTGCCCCGGACCGTGGGTACCGATCCGGCTGACGGGGTCGAAGTCACCGTGCATAACGGTCCCTACGGCGCCTACCTCCGGAAGGGGTCGGATAGCCGCAACATCGAGACTGAAGAGAAGCTCCTTACGATCACGCTCGAGGAGTGCCTGGCGCTCCTGGCCCAACCAAAGCGACGTGGTCGTAACGCCCCGAAGCCGCCGCTGCGCGAGTTGGGTACCGATCCCGAGAGCGGGAAGACGATCTTCCTCAAGGACGGCAACTGGGGCCCCTATGTGACCGACGGGGAGTTCAACGCCTCGTTGAAGCGCGGCGACGCTGTCGAGGAGCTCACCGACGAACGGGCATCAGAGTTGTTGGCTGAACGACGTATGAAGGGCCCAGCCAAGAAGAAGCGTTGATTGGTGGCTGGCTGCGCCCGGCGATCGACCGCCCCCGGGTGGTCGACTCCTCTCCCATAGAATGGATGGGTGATTGGAGCGACGGGACGGGACCCGGGCGACCCCCGCCCCGGAGACGAGTTCACTCCCTTCCTGCCGCTGGCGGGTCGTCCGCCGCTACGTACCCGCCTGTTCGGCACTCCGGCATTTTTCCGCCTCTGGATGGCCCAGGTCGTCTCGGCGACCGGCGACTGGTTGGGACTTTTAGCTATCTCGATCCTGGCCATCCGGCTGGGTTCGGGTAACGAGGGAGCTGCCCTCAGTCTGGTGCTAGCGGCCCGCATTGTTCCCGGGTTTTTCTTTGGTCCGGTAGCCGGCGTTCTGGTCGACCGGTGGGACCGCAAGCGCACCATGGTCACCTGTGATGTGGGCCGGGCCATGGTGATGCTGGCCCTGCCGTTCGTGGACACCCTGGTCGGCTTGTTCGTCGCCTCGCTTTTATTGGAGGCGTTCACCATGCTGTGGGGTCCTGCCAAGGAGGCATCGGTGCCTCACGTGGTCCCGGCCGACCAGTTGGCCACGGCCAACTCCCTGTCGCTGGTCGCTGCCTATGGGACCTTTCCCCTCGGGGCGCTGCTCATGGCCCTGTTTGGGCGACTGTCCACGGCCCTGTTTGATTCGTCGTGGGCCGACAACGTGCGACTTGACGACATGGGCCTGGCCTTCTACGCCAACGCCCTCTCGTTCCTGGTCACCGGTTGGCTGATTCTGACACTGAATCTGCCTAAGCGTCCCCGGGCCGAGAAGGACGCTGCGAAGAGTCGCCGGGCCGCCCTGTCCCACCCGATCGCCGAGCTGCGCGAAGGCTGGAGGTTCGCTTTCGTGAACCCGGTGGTCCGCACCGTGAACATAGGTCTAGCCACCGGCCTCATGGGAGGCGGGATGTTGGTGCCTCTCGGGGCCATCTACGCCGACGAGGTCTTGGGTGCCGGAAAGTCGGGTCTGGGCGTACTCATTACGGCACTCGGTCTGGGTGTGGCCGCTGGCGTCGGACTTGTCTCACTGCTGCAGCGACGTCTCGACAAGGCCCGTACCTTCAGCAGGGCCCTGGTCGGCGCGGGGATCTTTCTGGCCTTGGCGGCGTCGATCAGCCAGGTTCACGTGTCGACGGCCATGGTGTTCGGGATCGGGATCTGTGCTGGGTCGGTCTACGTCCTCGGGTTCACCCTCTTGCACGAGAACGTGGACGACGACTTGCGAGGCCGAATCTTCTCGACCTTCTACCTGCTGGTCCGGGGCTGTGTGCTACTGGCCCTGGTCGTCGGGCCGCTCATGGAGGATCTACTAGACCGGCTATCTAGTGTCCTGTGGAACCGCCACGTGGAGTTGTTCGGCGTGGGAATAGATGTGCCTGGGGTGCGCCTGACACTGTGGTTGGCTTCGCTGATCATCCTGGCGTCAGGGGCGCTGGCCGTCGGCTCGCTGAAAGCCGGCGTTCGCCGCGGGGAGGATGTGCCGTGATTGGTCGGTTCATCGCCGTCGAGGGGGCGGACGGCACGGGCAAGAGCACCCAGGCCCGGTTGTTGGCCGAACGCCTTGGGGCGCTGTTCACCAGAGAACCCGGGGGAACGCCGCTGGGTGAGCAGATCCGCGATCTGGTGCTGGACCCGGCTGGCGAGGCCCCGGTGGATCGGGCCGAGGCCCTACTGATGGCAGCCGCCCGAGCACAGCACGTGGACCTGGTGGTGGCACCCGCCCTGGCTGCCGGCCGTGACGTGGTATCGGATCGCTACGTGGCATCGTCGATCGCGTACCAGGGCCATGGTCGTGGGCTTGGTGCCGGGTCGGTCGCCGAGGTAAACGAGTTCGCCACCGGCGGGTTGGCTCCCGATCTGGTGGTCCTGATCGAGGTGGCGGCGCCGGTGGCCGGCAGCCGACTGGGTGAAGACCGCGAAGGGGAGTTGGACAGGATCGAGCAGGCCGGCGACGACCTGCAGGGGGTGGTGGCTGACGCGTACCGGGCAATGGCGATCGCCGACCCGGACCGCTGGGTCATCATCGACGGTGACGGCACGGTCGACGAGGTAGCGGACCGGGTAGCCGCGATGGTCGACGATTGGTTGAATCCGCGGTGGGATTCGTGACTGCCAGCACTGGTGCATTGGCCGTCACCACCCTGCTGGACGAAACGGCGCTTTGGGCCACGGTCGTGGGTCAGGAGTCGGCGGTGGCGCTGCTGCGTCGGGCCGCCGAGCACCCGGTCCACGCCTACCTGCTGATAGGGCCTCCGGGGGCCGGCCGGGCCGAGGCGGCAAGGGCCTTCGCCGGTTCACTGTTTGCTGGGAACGGGTTAGCCGGTCCACCCATTGGAGCTGAGGAGGGTGGATCTGCCGAGGAGGGGAATCGACATCGGGGTCTGGCCGCCGTCGGGCGCCATCCCGACCTGATCCTGGTGGAGCCTGAGGGCCGGGCACTGCTGGTGGCCGACGCCGAGCGGATCACCGTGGAGGGCTGGCGGTCGCCTATCGAGGCCGCCCACAAGGTCATCGTGGTTGACCGCTTTGACACTGCCGAACCGTCTGCGGC
Above is a window of Acidimicrobiales bacterium DNA encoding:
- the topA gene encoding type I DNA topoisomerase, giving the protein MGDALVIVESPAKAKTIAGYLGDGFVVESSIGHVRDLPMRASDVPAAYKGEPWAKTGVDVDNDFKPLYVVNADKKQQMANLKRLLKKADVLYLATDEDREGEAIAWHLLEVLNPKVPVHRMVFHEITKGAITEALGNTRELDRRLVDAQETRRILDRLYGYELSPVLWRMIGAGLSAGRVQSVATRMIVERERDRMAFNSADYWDLNCAMATRVSQGTGAGFTARLLEVDGRRVALGRDFGDDGHPPRADVLVLDETSAGAVRDDLEGRPATVEAVEPKPYRRRPSAPFTTSTFQQEAGRRLRLSASRAMHAAQGLYQKGYITYMRTDSTTLSDTAVRAARTEATERFGSDHVPDAPRTYANKVRNAQEAHEAIRPAGDRFRHPDTVRGELPKSEADVYELVWRRTVASQMTDATGETVRLRMGADLASGTGVDGVGSRATLAASGTVIQHQGFRRAYEETRDESPRRGAEATDDDDGDATELVLPAVTVGEVIDVVSATAEGHTTQPPARYTEASLVKGMEEHGVGRPSTYASIMETIQRKYVFKKGTALVPTLSAFAVTNLLEQHFPRLVDYDFTAGMEDDLDDIANGEAESVPWLHAFYFGSDADIGLHAKVTTRLGEIDPRGVSTVELGATPDGEPVVARFGKFGPYVQVGDETASIPDDVPPDELTVARALEFLHAPADRELGTDPDTGLVVVARSGRFGPYVSLGRPPERPAPSSPAGRLMALPGNRKEIGVALGYLRLAAGRLDLAAAKKVLNVPARGVSALALKKVVEATEVGLPVLEVLRDTEALGLSAKACAGIEAFLSLGEQLAGLRSEGPRAVIEAALESSGYGAEIRAADDGGEARLANLEKLSDAVDGFEDIDSLLDELDRQAGADDVPKPKTASLFQTMTLDRITFDEALELLSLPRTVGTDPADGVEVTVHNGPYGAYLRKGSDSRNIETEEKLLTITLEECLALLAQPKRRGRNAPKPPLRELGTDPESGKTIFLKDGNWGPYVTDGEFNASLKRGDAVEELTDERASELLAERRMKGPAKKKR
- a CDS encoding MFS transporter gives rise to the protein MIGATGRDPGDPRPGDEFTPFLPLAGRPPLRTRLFGTPAFFRLWMAQVVSATGDWLGLLAISILAIRLGSGNEGAALSLVLAARIVPGFFFGPVAGVLVDRWDRKRTMVTCDVGRAMVMLALPFVDTLVGLFVASLLLEAFTMLWGPAKEASVPHVVPADQLATANSLSLVAAYGTFPLGALLMALFGRLSTALFDSSWADNVRLDDMGLAFYANALSFLVTGWLILTLNLPKRPRAEKDAAKSRRAALSHPIAELREGWRFAFVNPVVRTVNIGLATGLMGGGMLVPLGAIYADEVLGAGKSGLGVLITALGLGVAAGVGLVSLLQRRLDKARTFSRALVGAGIFLALAASISQVHVSTAMVFGIGICAGSVYVLGFTLLHENVDDDLRGRIFSTFYLLVRGCVLLALVVGPLMEDLLDRLSSVLWNRHVELFGVGIDVPGVRLTLWLASLIILASGALAVGSLKAGVRRGEDVP
- the tmk gene encoding dTMP kinase, coding for MIGRFIAVEGADGTGKSTQARLLAERLGALFTREPGGTPLGEQIRDLVLDPAGEAPVDRAEALLMAAARAQHVDLVVAPALAAGRDVVSDRYVASSIAYQGHGRGLGAGSVAEVNEFATGGLAPDLVVLIEVAAPVAGSRLGEDREGELDRIEQAGDDLQGVVADAYRAMAIADPDRWVIIDGDGTVDEVADRVAAMVDDWLNPRWDS